CCGGCACCGGCTGGAGCTCCCGTTCGGGTTCCGCCTCGACTGAGGGAACCCCGGATCAGCCCGACAGGGGGATCAGGGGCTGGTGCAGGTCACCGTCGGCAGCGAGTTGGTGCCGGAGAAGTTGGCCGTGAAGCCGAACTTCACCGACTGCTCGACGCCGACAGTGCCGTTCCACGCGGCGTTCTTGACGATCACCTGCGAGCCGGAGCCGGACTTCACGCCGCTCCAGAGGCTGGTGATGGTCTGACCGTTGGCCCAGTCCCACTTGGCCGTCCAGCCGTTGTACGGGCTCTTGCTGTGGTTCATCAGCTCGACCTCGGCCTGGAAGCCGCCGGACCACGCGCTGGTGATCTTGTAGATCGCCATGCAGTTCGCGTCACCCGGGTTGTTCGGCGTCGTGGTGGTCGGGGTCGTGGTGGTGGTGCTGGTGGACGTGGTGGTGCTGGTCGTCGTGGTGGTCGTGGTCGTCGTCGTGGTGCCGCCGCCGTCGCCGACACCGGTCTCCTGGCCGTTGCCACCGTCGAACACGACGTCGGAGCAGTTGTAGAACGTCTCCGCGCTGTCCGAGCGGGTCCACACCGAGTAGATGATGTGGCGGCCGGACTTGCCGGAGGGCAGGTTCGCGTTCCAGTAGTACTTGCCGTCGATGCTGCCCACCGGGCCGCTGTTCGCCGGGTTGGTGACGCTGTGGAACGGCGTGCTCTCCAGGTCGCTCCAGGCCAGCGGCCGGGTCGGGCTCCAGCTGTCCTTGGTGACGTACAGGTGGAACGTGCCGGGGTGCGCGGCCCACTTGTTGTAGGTCCAGGAGAAGTTCGCGCCGGCGGTCAGGTGGGTGACCGGGTAGTCGTTGCGGGCGATGTCGAACCCGGAGAACGTCGGGTTGCCGCCGCTGCACAGCTTGCCGTCGGGGATGAAGCCGCTGGTGCGGCCGGCGCCGTCGGACCTCAGCACGCCGAACCAGTTGTACAGCGCGTTGGTGCCGCCGGACGACACCGCGGCGGAACAGGCCGGGTTCTTGGGCTGGATGTTGCCCTGCTGGGTGAGGCCGTCCTTCCAGCACATGAAGGTCCGGCTGCCCGGCGTCATCATCGCGCCGTGCGCGGACGCGGTGGTGGGGCCGACCACATTCACGAGCGCGGCGATCAGCAAGCTTGCCGCACCGGCCGAGGCCAAGGCGATCCATCGTCGGGCCGTCACGTCGTTCACCTCCTCGTTGAGGTTCTGGGAGCGCTCCCAGGAACGACTGACTCTAACGCCGCCGACCGCGATATGTGAATGCTCGACTACGCAGTGCCTCCCAGCGGCGCAGTCCGTGCCGCCTGACGGACGCGTGCTGCTGCACCCGGACGCGGGGCCGCCGGATGCGACGGTTCCGGGCCGCACTGGGCCGTGCGGGTGACCGGCGGGCGCGGGCTGGCGGTGATCGGGCTGGCGGTGGCCGGGGTGCGGGTGGCCGGGCTGGAGGACGTGCGGCCGGCGCAGCGCCCGCTGCGCCGGCCCGGCGTGCCCGGTTCAGGCCGATCAACCCCGGTGTCGCTCTTTCCCGATCAACCCCGCTGACCGGTGAAAACCGTCACGTCACGCTTTGCGTCGCCAGCGCTGCGAGCCGTTCCAGCGCCTGCGCGAGCTGTTCGTCGGCCATCTCGGCCGCCTCGCCGGCGACCGCCGCGTGGTGCTCGCCGCTCACGTCCAGGCGCAGCACGACCCGGCTCGTGCCGGGACCGGCCTCGTCCACCTGGAGCCACCCCGAGTAGCCGGCGCGCTCCAGGTCGCCCCACTCCAGCCGGCGCTGCTCGACGTCCGCCGCCAGGTAGCCCTCGGCCTCGTCGATCTCGTCGCCGACCGACACCCGCCCGGTGATCCGCTCCGGCCCGCTCCGCTCGACCTGCACGCCGTCCGGCAGCCAGGCCTCCATCGCGGTCACGTCCCGGGCCAGGTCGAACACCACCCGCGCGTCGACCGGAATCGTCTGCTCGTGCTCGAACTCAGCCATGCCGGCAGCAGTACCCCCGGCCCGGCCCGGCTACACCGCCGCGGGCGCCCTGTCCCCGATCGAGGCCAGGTCCACCCGGTGCGGTCGGACCGGGCGCATGCCCGCGTCCACGCAGCGCCGCACCACGCCAGGGTGCTCGCGCAGCAACCGCAGGCCGCGACGGGCCAGCAGCGGCACCGGCTTGCGCGCCTCGGCCACGTCCCGGGCGAACCGGCGGGCGAAGGTGACGACGGAGTTGGGCGCGAGCACGAGGGCGTCGGCCAGCACACCTGCCTCGCGGCAGCCGGCGACCAGCCGGTCGGCGAACAGGCCCTCGGCGATGAACAGGCCGGGCGCGGTCACCGTCCGGCAGCCGACCCGGCGGTCCTCGCCGAGCTCGTACACGGGCGCGTCGACGGCGCCGGTGGTGGCCAGCTCGACCACGGCGGCGAGGGCGTCGGCGGTGTTCCAGGAGCCCTCGGCGTCCCAGTCGGGGCGGCCCGCCTCGTCGCGCGGCAGCAGCGGGTCGTCGCCTTCGCGGTAGAAGTCGTCGAGGCGCAGCACGGGCAGGCCGAGGTGGGCGGCGAGGGTGGACTTGCCCGAGCCCGAGGGGCCGGCGAGCAGGACGGCGCGCGCGTGAACGGCGGGTGACGGCACGGGTGACGATTTTCGCACAGGTCCGGGCCGGGAGGTGAAGGGTCGGGATGTCGGGCAGCGCACACCGAGGGGGAGGGGGCTTGTCCGACCGTGCAGCGCCGCTGCTCCTTTGTGCACCCGCTCTGGCCAC
This genomic window from Saccharothrix sp. HUAS TT1 contains:
- a CDS encoding lytic polysaccharide monooxygenase, whose protein sequence is MTARRWIALASAGAASLLIAALVNVVGPTTASAHGAMMTPGSRTFMCWKDGLTQQGNIQPKNPACSAAVSSGGTNALYNWFGVLRSDGAGRTSGFIPDGKLCSGGNPTFSGFDIARNDYPVTHLTAGANFSWTYNKWAAHPGTFHLYVTKDSWSPTRPLAWSDLESTPFHSVTNPANSGPVGSIDGKYYWNANLPSGKSGRHIIYSVWTRSDSAETFYNCSDVVFDGGNGQETGVGDGGGTTTTTTTTTTTSTTTSTSTTTTTPTTTTPNNPGDANCMAIYKITSAWSGGFQAEVELMNHSKSPYNGWTAKWDWANGQTITSLWSGVKSGSGSQVIVKNAAWNGTVGVEQSVKFGFTANFSGTNSLPTVTCTSP
- a CDS encoding SRPBCC family protein — translated: MAEFEHEQTIPVDARVVFDLARDVTAMEAWLPDGVQVERSGPERITGRVSVGDEIDEAEGYLAADVEQRRLEWGDLERAGYSGWLQVDEAGPGTSRVVLRLDVSGEHHAAVAGEAAEMADEQLAQALERLAALATQSVT
- a CDS encoding uridine kinase, which encodes MPSPAVHARAVLLAGPSGSGKSTLAAHLGLPVLRLDDFYREGDDPLLPRDEAGRPDWDAEGSWNTADALAAVVELATTGAVDAPVYELGEDRRVGCRTVTAPGLFIAEGLFADRLVAGCREAGVLADALVLAPNSVVTFARRFARDVAEARKPVPLLARRGLRLLREHPGVVRRCVDAGMRPVRPHRVDLASIGDRAPAAV